Proteins encoded together in one Nitrospinaceae bacterium window:
- a CDS encoding Rrf2 family transcriptional regulator, with translation MKISTKGRYAVIAMVDLARHSQTHPIPLPQIANRQNISQHYLEQLFVKMRRANLVKSTRGPGGGYVLAMPTSQITMKDLLSAVEEDIVPVDCDDNGTVNFTNPAVSGSRQLWLKLEEAINKTLTETTLEELCAVPGNDGDDMKIPDFQVSI, from the coding sequence ATGAAGATATCGACGAAAGGCCGCTACGCGGTCATTGCCATGGTTGATTTGGCGAGGCATTCGCAAACACATCCCATTCCCCTGCCTCAAATTGCCAACCGCCAAAATATTAGCCAGCATTATCTTGAGCAGCTTTTCGTCAAAATGCGCCGCGCGAATCTCGTGAAAAGTACGAGGGGTCCCGGTGGCGGTTATGTCCTGGCGATGCCCACCTCTCAAATCACGATGAAAGATCTTCTTTCTGCCGTCGAGGAGGATATTGTGCCGGTGGATTGTGATGACAATGGGACCGTGAATTTCACGAACCCAGCGGTTAGCGGGAGCCGCCAACTCTGGCTGAAACTTGAGGAGGCCATCAATAAAACATTAACGGAAACCACGCTGGAGGAGTTGTGCGCCGTGCCGGGAAATGACGGCGATGATATGAAAATTCCAGATTTTCAGGTCAGCATTTAA
- a CDS encoding HesA/MoeB/ThiF family protein: MPLSPGLAGTSALILGAGGLGSPAALALAASGVGRIGIVDDDAVDLSNLARQILHRTEDIGRAKVASGKERLLALAPKVEVRTYPVRLSDENAAEIIRGYGVVLDGSDNLAARLSMNDACVLEGRPLVTGGILRFFGQLMTVIPGKTPCYRCVFGALEGGREGPSCAEAGVFGAIAGIIGMAQAGEAVRILAGFAPAWAGKLATADFWKRKFGATKLKNDPSCPACGKLFRDNRDEEGLVHGSEPVFTN; this comes from the coding sequence GTGCCCCTCTCTCCTGGTCTTGCTGGCACCTCGGCGCTGATTTTGGGGGCCGGGGGGCTTGGGTCTCCCGCTGCTCTTGCGCTGGCGGCCTCCGGGGTCGGGCGAATCGGTATCGTTGATGACGATGCCGTTGATCTCTCCAACCTTGCACGACAGATACTTCATCGCACGGAGGATATAGGGCGGGCAAAGGTGGCCTCCGGCAAAGAGCGCCTCTTGGCTCTGGCCCCCAAAGTCGAGGTTCGGACATACCCGGTTCGATTGTCCGATGAAAATGCCGCAGAGATCATTAGGGGCTACGGCGTCGTTCTCGATGGGAGTGATAATCTCGCGGCCAGATTGAGTATGAACGATGCCTGTGTGCTTGAGGGGCGACCGCTTGTCACGGGTGGCATTCTCCGGTTTTTTGGGCAGTTGATGACGGTTATTCCTGGGAAGACACCGTGTTACAGGTGTGTGTTTGGTGCCCTTGAGGGTGGCCGCGAGGGTCCCTCGTGTGCAGAGGCCGGCGTGTTCGGGGCCATTGCCGGCATCATCGGCATGGCGCAGGCGGGCGAGGCTGTGCGCATCCTGGCGGGCTTTGCCCCGGCCTGGGCGGGGAAACTGGCCACCGCAGATTTTTGGAAAAGGAAATTTGGCGCCACAAAACTTAAAAATGATCCCTCTTGCCCTGCATGTGGAAAATTATTTCGAGACAATCGAGATGAAGAGGGGCTGGTGCATGGCTCGGAGCCGGTATTCACCAATTAG